A genomic window from Flintibacter sp. KGMB00164 includes:
- a CDS encoding formate--tetrahydrofolate ligase: MSELSCLHGSEGYKARDDAPGLPKVPASERIDIDENGKITGLF, translated from the coding sequence GTGAGTGAGCTTTCGTGTTTGCACGGAAGCGAGGGATACAAAGCCCGCGACGACGCGCCCGGCCTGCCCAAGGTGCCCGCCTCCGAGCGCATCGATATCGACGAGAACGGCAAGATCACCGGCCTGTTCTGA
- a CDS encoding Lrp/AsnC family transcriptional regulator, whose translation MDRTDYQILNILQKDCRTTLKHIGDQVGLTAPAVSERVRRMEEKGVIRGFRIDVERERLDCSMTGFIFVAVEPEKYNTFCEFCEKSSAIVSHYHVIGVFNALLRFAVRGTRELDELLSSIKRYGDSQTSVELKTYFETKEIPPLG comes from the coding sequence ATGGACCGGACCGATTATCAGATCCTCAATATTCTCCAGAAAGATTGCCGGACCACCCTGAAGCATATCGGCGATCAGGTGGGGCTTACTGCCCCTGCTGTGTCAGAGCGTGTGCGCCGGATGGAGGAAAAGGGCGTGATCCGAGGGTTTCGAATCGACGTGGAGCGGGAACGCCTGGATTGCAGTATGACCGGCTTTATCTTTGTTGCCGTAGAGCCGGAAAAGTACAATACCTTCTGCGAGTTTTGTGAAAAAAGTTCGGCTATCGTTAGTCACTACCATGTGATCGGCGTGTTCAACGCCTTGCTGCGCTTTGCGGTGCGGGGGACGCGGGAACTGGATGAACTTCTCTCTTCCATTAAGCGATACGGAGACTCACAGACTTCGGTGGAGCTCAAAACTTATTTTGAGACCAAAGAAATCCCGCCGCTTGGCTGA
- a CDS encoding urocanate hydratase, whose protein sequence is MTGNVNDAMTIKLDYELPEYPEFDAQYRRAPRRESHLSEADKALAIKNALRYIHPDHHEQMAKEFAQELEEHGRIYGYRFRPAGKLYGKPIDEYKGACIEGRAIQVMIDNNLDFDVALYPYELVTYGETGQVCQNWMQYRLIKKYLEVLTDEQTLVVMSGHPLGLFHSHKLAPRVIISNGLMVGTFDDQKNFNRAAALGVANYGQMTAGGWMYIGPQGIVHGTFNTLLNAGRLKLGIPQDGNLAGRLFVSAGLGGMSGAQGKAAEIAGAASIIAEVDDSRIETRYTQGWVSHRTDSLEEAWKIAKEHMDSKQPCAVAYHGNVVDLLEYLYDNNIHVDLLSDQTSCHVPYDGGYCPQGLTFEQRTEMLDKDPEGFAKLVDKTLQHHYEMICKLHDRGTYFFDYGNSFLKAVYDTGIKSICKNGENDLDGFIFPSYVEDILGPCLFDFGYGPFRWCCLSRNPEDLDKTDAAAAEYIKAHNRRYQDYDNYVWVRDAKKNKLVVGTQCRILYQDAMGRMNIALKFNEMVRNGEIGPVILGRDHHDTGGTDAPFRETSNIKDGSNIMAEMATQCYAGNAARGMSYIALHNGGGTGIGNAINGGFGMVLDGSERVDTILRMAMPWDTMVGVSRRAWARNENALATAAEYNKLYEGQDHITLPYVADDAVVEAAVKAMKD, encoded by the coding sequence ATGACTGGCAACGTAAACGATGCAATGACCATCAAGCTGGACTACGAGCTGCCCGAGTACCCTGAGTTTGACGCTCAGTACCGCCGTGCTCCCCGCCGTGAGTCTCATTTGAGTGAGGCGGACAAGGCTTTGGCCATCAAGAACGCGCTGCGTTACATCCATCCCGATCACCACGAGCAAATGGCCAAGGAGTTTGCACAGGAGCTGGAGGAGCATGGCCGCATTTACGGCTACCGCTTCCGTCCTGCGGGCAAGCTGTACGGCAAGCCCATCGATGAGTACAAGGGTGCGTGCATTGAGGGCCGCGCCATTCAGGTTATGATCGACAACAACCTGGACTTTGATGTGGCTCTGTACCCCTATGAACTGGTTACCTACGGTGAGACCGGTCAGGTGTGCCAGAACTGGATGCAGTATCGCCTGATCAAGAAGTATCTGGAGGTCCTGACGGACGAGCAGACCCTGGTGGTCATGTCCGGCCACCCCCTGGGCCTGTTCCACAGCCACAAGCTGGCTCCCCGTGTCATCATCTCCAACGGCCTGATGGTGGGCACCTTTGATGACCAGAAGAACTTCAACCGCGCTGCGGCTCTGGGCGTTGCCAACTACGGCCAGATGACCGCCGGAGGCTGGATGTATATCGGCCCTCAGGGCATCGTGCACGGCACCTTCAACACCCTGCTCAACGCCGGCCGTCTGAAGCTGGGTATCCCCCAGGACGGCAACCTGGCCGGCCGTCTGTTTGTGTCCGCCGGTCTGGGCGGCATGTCCGGTGCTCAGGGCAAGGCCGCTGAGATCGCCGGCGCTGCCTCCATCATCGCCGAGGTGGACGACTCCCGCATCGAGACCCGCTATACCCAGGGCTGGGTCAGCCACCGCACTGACAGCCTGGAAGAGGCCTGGAAGATCGCCAAGGAGCACATGGATTCCAAGCAGCCCTGTGCCGTTGCCTACCACGGCAACGTGGTAGACCTGCTGGAGTACCTCTATGACAATAACATCCACGTGGATCTGCTGTCCGACCAGACTTCCTGCCACGTGCCTTACGACGGCGGCTACTGCCCCCAGGGTCTGACCTTTGAACAGCGCACCGAGATGCTGGACAAGGATCCCGAGGGCTTTGCCAAGCTGGTTGACAAGACTTTGCAGCACCACTACGAGATGATCTGCAAGCTGCATGACCGGGGCACCTACTTCTTCGACTACGGCAACAGCTTCCTGAAGGCCGTGTATGATACCGGCATCAAGAGCATCTGCAAGAACGGCGAGAATGACCTGGACGGCTTTATCTTCCCCTCCTACGTGGAAGACATCCTGGGTCCCTGCCTGTTTGACTTTGGCTACGGTCCCTTCCGCTGGTGCTGCCTGTCCCGGAATCCCGAGGACCTGGACAAGACCGACGCTGCCGCTGCCGAGTACATCAAGGCCCATAACCGCCGCTATCAAGACTACGACAACTATGTCTGGGTCCGCGACGCAAAGAAGAACAAGCTGGTTGTCGGCACTCAGTGCCGCATCCTGTATCAGGATGCTATGGGCCGCATGAACATCGCTCTGAAGTTCAATGAGATGGTCCGCAACGGCGAGATCGGCCCTGTTATCCTTGGCCGTGACCACCACGATACCGGCGGAACCGATGCCCCCTTCCGTGAGACCTCCAACATCAAGGACGGCTCCAATATCATGGCCGAGATGGCGACCCAGTGCTACGCCGGCAACGCAGCCCGCGGCATGAGCTACATTGCGCTGCATAACGGCGGCGGCACCGGAATCGGAAACGCCATCAATGGCGGCTTCGGCATGGTTCTGGACGGCTCGGAGCGTGTGGATACCATTTTGAGAATGGCTATGCCCTGGGATACCATGGTGGGCGTTTCCCGCCGCGCCTGGGCCCGCAATGAGAATGCTCTGGCCACTGCTGCCGAGTACAACAAGCTCTATGAGGGTCAGGATCATATTACCCTGCCTTATGTGGCGGATGACGCCGTTGTTGAGGCTGCCGTTAAGGCGATGAAGGACTGA
- a CDS encoding folylpolyglutamate synthase/dihydrofolate synthase family protein — translation MTGQEAVNFIHERAWTGRKPGLSRTFTLLERLGSPHEKLKFIHITGTNGKGSTAAMVSSILTQAGLRTGLYTSPHLWTFHERFQVDGAPISDAMLGELGELVIKAGEGMEDPPTEFELMTALGLEFFLRMKCDIVVLEVGLGGRLDSTNVIPAPEAAVITNIGLEHTQELGNSRTLIAQEKSGIIKKGCSTVLYHQSGEVENVVKEVCRQMESPLTVTAPQTLEVLESNRDGQTFRYRGKGPYHISLLGPHQLYNAMTALDTIWTLSHRGWKIEEQAVAQGLENAVWPARLELVRRNPDILLDGGHNPQCMAALHDALEELYPGKKMIFLTGVLGDKDYPDMINKILPLAKSFVTITPDSPRALSAQELADYLHGLGIQADACETTEQGIQQALALAGPEDVVCACGSLYMIGEVRHLLGLC, via the coding sequence ATGACAGGTCAGGAAGCAGTCAATTTTATTCATGAACGGGCATGGACCGGCCGAAAGCCCGGCCTGAGCCGCACGTTTACCCTGTTGGAACGGCTGGGCAGCCCCCATGAAAAGCTGAAATTTATCCACATTACCGGTACAAACGGAAAAGGATCGACCGCGGCGATGGTTTCTTCCATTCTTACGCAAGCGGGACTGCGCACCGGACTTTATACCTCTCCCCATCTCTGGACGTTCCACGAGCGCTTTCAGGTGGATGGCGCGCCCATCTCCGACGCGATGCTGGGCGAGCTGGGCGAGTTGGTCATCAAAGCCGGAGAGGGAATGGAGGATCCCCCCACGGAATTTGAATTGATGACCGCTCTGGGCCTGGAGTTTTTCCTGCGCATGAAGTGCGATATTGTCGTGCTGGAAGTGGGACTGGGCGGACGCCTTGATTCCACAAACGTGATCCCTGCTCCCGAAGCAGCGGTGATCACCAACATCGGTTTGGAGCACACCCAGGAACTGGGCAACTCCCGTACGCTGATTGCTCAAGAGAAGTCCGGCATCATCAAAAAGGGCTGCTCCACCGTACTCTACCACCAAAGCGGCGAGGTGGAGAATGTGGTAAAAGAGGTCTGCCGGCAGATGGAGAGTCCTTTGACGGTGACCGCGCCGCAAACTCTGGAGGTTCTGGAAAGCAACCGGGATGGACAGACCTTCCGTTACCGCGGAAAGGGTCCCTATCACATCTCTCTGCTGGGCCCCCACCAGCTGTACAACGCCATGACCGCATTGGATACGATCTGGACTCTGAGCCACCGCGGCTGGAAGATCGAGGAGCAGGCCGTGGCCCAAGGCCTTGAGAACGCCGTGTGGCCTGCCCGTTTGGAACTGGTTCGCCGCAACCCTGATATTTTGCTGGACGGCGGACATAATCCTCAGTGTATGGCCGCTCTGCACGACGCATTGGAGGAGCTGTATCCGGGGAAGAAAATGATCTTCCTGACCGGAGTGTTGGGGGACAAGGACTACCCCGATATGATAAACAAAATCCTGCCCCTGGCCAAATCCTTTGTCACCATTACTCCAGACAGCCCCCGGGCTCTCAGCGCGCAGGAGTTGGCGGATTATCTCCATGGCTTAGGCATCCAGGCCGATGCCTGCGAGACGACCGAGCAAGGAATCCAGCAAGCATTGGCTCTGGCCGGACCGGAAGATGTGGTATGCGCCTGCGGATCGCTATATATGATCGGTGAAGTGCGCCATCTGCTGGGCCTATGCTGA
- the hutI gene encoding imidazolonepropionase, whose amino-acid sequence MRKLLLTNIGMLATPQGRAAKKGTEQGTIQMLKNAWVLVEDGVIAQVGTGAAPEVEDAKVVDAEGNLVTPGLVDAHTHLIFGGWRQNELGMKLHGKTYLEIQNAGGGIQSTTNATRQATAEELTNKAAKALDEMMGFGVTTCEAKSGYGLATEHELKALQVIKDLNDRHPMDIVATFMGAHLVPAEYKQNREEYIRLVCEEMMPAVKEQGIAKFCDVFCEADTFTVEESRQVLEAGLKYGLRPKIHADEIEAIGGSQLAGEIGAISAEHLIVCPPEGIASMAKGGVIACLLPATSFNLGAVFAPARDMIRAGVPVAMATDFNPGSCPCLNLQFVINLGCLKYKLTPEEVLTAVTLNGAAAIDMADKVGSVEVGKQGDLVIWDAPDLDYICYRVGSNLAKTVIKRGELV is encoded by the coding sequence ATGCGTAAATTACTATTGACCAACATCGGTATGCTGGCCACCCCCCAGGGAAGAGCTGCTAAGAAGGGAACGGAGCAGGGCACCATCCAGATGCTCAAGAACGCCTGGGTTCTGGTAGAGGACGGCGTCATTGCCCAGGTGGGGACAGGAGCTGCTCCTGAGGTGGAGGATGCCAAGGTAGTAGATGCAGAGGGAAATCTGGTTACTCCCGGTCTGGTGGACGCCCACACGCATCTTATTTTTGGCGGCTGGCGTCAGAATGAACTGGGTATGAAGCTCCACGGAAAGACCTACCTGGAGATCCAAAATGCGGGCGGAGGCATCCAGTCCACCACCAATGCCACCCGTCAGGCTACCGCCGAGGAGCTGACGAATAAGGCGGCCAAGGCGCTGGATGAGATGATGGGCTTCGGCGTTACCACCTGTGAAGCCAAGAGTGGCTACGGTCTGGCCACGGAGCACGAACTGAAGGCGCTCCAGGTGATCAAGGACCTGAACGACCGCCATCCCATGGATATTGTAGCTACCTTCATGGGTGCCCACCTGGTTCCTGCTGAGTACAAGCAGAACCGTGAGGAGTACATCCGGTTGGTATGCGAGGAGATGATGCCTGCCGTCAAGGAGCAGGGCATTGCCAAGTTCTGCGACGTGTTCTGCGAGGCGGATACTTTTACTGTGGAGGAGTCCCGCCAGGTGCTGGAGGCCGGCCTGAAATACGGCCTGCGTCCCAAGATTCATGCGGACGAGATCGAGGCCATCGGCGGCTCCCAGTTGGCCGGGGAGATCGGCGCCATTTCTGCCGAGCATCTCATCGTCTGCCCTCCCGAAGGAATTGCCAGCATGGCAAAGGGCGGCGTCATTGCCTGCCTGCTGCCCGCTACCAGCTTCAATTTGGGGGCGGTCTTTGCCCCGGCTCGGGATATGATCCGTGCGGGCGTGCCGGTGGCCATGGCCACCGACTTTAACCCCGGCTCTTGTCCCTGTCTGAATCTGCAGTTTGTCATCAACCTGGGATGCCTGAAGTATAAGCTCACCCCCGAGGAAGTGCTCACCGCAGTTACCTTGAATGGCGCGGCCGCCATCGACATGGCGGATAAAGTCGGCTCTGTGGAAGTGGGCAAGCAGGGCGATCTGGTTATTTGGGATGCTCCAGATCTGGATTATATTTGCTACCGCGTAGGCAGCAATTTGGCCAAGACGGTAATTAAGCGGGGCGAGCTGGTCTGA
- a CDS encoding cyclodeaminase/cyclohydrolase family protein, translating to MKKLAELQTAEFVDLLASDAPAPGGGSAAALEGALGAALTAMVCGLTTVGKSKEKYAEYQEFVVESQKKAADLKLRFVDVMDRDTDAFNVVSAAFRMPKSTDEEKAARSAAIQKGLEACTATPFEMMELATETLELTASLLGKTNDSAASDLGVSALSMRAAIQGAWLNVLINIGSLKNKELAEDYRKKGEAMLAKALPLADQIYQNVLSQM from the coding sequence ATGAAAAAATTAGCCGAGCTGCAAACCGCTGAGTTTGTCGACCTGCTGGCCTCTGACGCTCCCGCTCCCGGCGGCGGCTCTGCCGCTGCGCTGGAGGGCGCCCTGGGCGCCGCGCTCACCGCTATGGTGTGCGGTTTGACCACCGTGGGCAAGAGCAAGGAGAAATATGCAGAATATCAGGAATTTGTCGTGGAGAGCCAGAAGAAGGCTGCCGATCTGAAGCTTCGCTTTGTGGACGTGATGGACCGGGATACCGACGCCTTCAACGTGGTCAGCGCCGCATTCCGGATGCCTAAATCTACTGACGAAGAAAAGGCCGCCCGCTCCGCCGCCATTCAGAAAGGGTTGGAGGCTTGTACTGCCACTCCCTTTGAGATGATGGAGCTGGCTACCGAGACCCTGGAGCTGACTGCTTCTCTGCTGGGCAAAACCAACGACAGCGCCGCCAGCGACCTGGGCGTATCCGCTTTGTCCATGCGTGCTGCCATTCAGGGCGCGTGGCTCAACGTCCTCATCAACATCGGCTCTTTGAAGAATAAGGAGCTGGCCGAGGACTACCGCAAGAAGGGCGAGGCCATGCTGGCCAAAGCCCTGCCTCTGGCCGACCAGATTTACCAGAACGTTCTCAGCCAGATGTAA
- the ftcD gene encoding glutamate formimidoyltransferase — protein sequence MAKLVECIPNFSCSKEKDEATYNALVEAANSVPGCTLFDAQTDGNHNRCVFTLIGNIDAIEEVAFQLTKVATERIDMNKHKGEHKRMGATDVIPFVPQSKDVTVEECVELSKRVAQRIWDELKVPSFLYEDSATRPERRNLATCRKGEFEGMPEKLLQEEWAPDYGERKIHPTAGITAIGARMPLVAFNINLATSDVEVAKKIAKVIRGSSGGFRSCKAMGFMMEDRGIAQVSMNMVNYEDTPLYVVYEMVRSLAERYGTYIIDSEIVGLTPAKAMIDCAEFYLKARDFDCHNQIMEYHLLDMK from the coding sequence ATGGCGAAGCTTGTAGAGTGTATCCCCAACTTCAGCTGCAGCAAGGAGAAGGACGAAGCTACCTATAACGCGTTGGTCGAGGCAGCCAACAGCGTCCCCGGCTGTACTCTGTTTGACGCCCAGACCGACGGCAATCACAACCGCTGCGTATTTACTCTGATCGGCAACATCGACGCCATTGAAGAAGTTGCCTTCCAGTTGACCAAGGTCGCCACCGAGCGCATCGACATGAACAAGCACAAGGGTGAGCACAAGCGCATGGGCGCCACCGACGTCATCCCCTTTGTTCCCCAGTCCAAGGACGTTACTGTGGAGGAGTGCGTGGAGCTCTCCAAGCGCGTGGCCCAGCGTATCTGGGACGAGCTGAAGGTTCCCTCCTTCCTGTACGAAGACTCCGCCACCCGGCCCGAGCGCCGCAACCTGGCCACCTGCCGCAAGGGTGAGTTTGAGGGTATGCCTGAGAAGCTGCTGCAGGAGGAGTGGGCTCCCGATTACGGCGAGCGCAAGATCCACCCCACCGCCGGCATCACCGCCATCGGCGCCCGTATGCCCCTGGTCGCCTTCAACATCAACCTGGCTACCTCTGATGTGGAAGTGGCCAAGAAGATCGCCAAGGTCATCCGCGGTTCCTCCGGCGGCTTCCGCAGCTGCAAGGCTATGGGCTTTATGATGGAGGACCGGGGCATCGCCCAGGTTTCCATGAACATGGTCAACTATGAGGATACCCCTCTGTATGTGGTCTATGAGATGGTCCGTTCCCTGGCCGAGCGTTACGGCACCTACATCATTGACAGTGAGATCGTGGGTCTGACCCCCGCCAAGGCCATGATCGACTGCGCGGAGTTCTATCTGAAAGCCAGAGACTTTGACTGCCACAACCAGATCATGGAGTATCACCTCCTGGACATGAAGTAA
- a CDS encoding folate family ECF transporter S component, with protein MKNANIKVLCQTAILIAVYVLLSMTLVIRTGNWKLTFVALPVIIASLSLGTGSGCAVALIGEFLSQMLTFGLMHTTIIWIWPPMGWALAVGFVAQREKRCGKHLEDRPVRCYAACIAGALITGCMNTLALWLDSLINHYYTFAVVFGSVIFRLPKDIITAFVVAAISIPLVKLLRRSGLSALQEAKNR; from the coding sequence ATGAAAAACGCCAACATTAAAGTTCTGTGTCAAACCGCAATTTTGATCGCTGTATATGTCCTGCTGAGTATGACGCTGGTGATTCGGACCGGAAACTGGAAATTGACGTTTGTCGCTTTGCCTGTCATCATAGCGTCGCTGTCCCTGGGAACAGGCAGCGGTTGTGCGGTGGCGCTGATTGGTGAATTTCTCAGCCAGATGCTGACCTTCGGCCTTATGCACACCACCATCATCTGGATCTGGCCCCCTATGGGCTGGGCACTGGCGGTGGGTTTTGTTGCCCAGCGTGAAAAGCGCTGCGGAAAACATCTGGAAGACCGGCCTGTCCGGTGTTACGCTGCGTGCATTGCAGGTGCTTTGATCACCGGCTGTATGAATACGCTGGCTTTGTGGCTGGACAGCCTGATCAATCATTACTATACGTTTGCCGTTGTTTTTGGAAGCGTGATTTTCCGGCTGCCGAAAGACATCATTACCGCATTTGTTGTGGCGGCCATTTCCATACCGCTTGTGAAACTGCTGCGCCGCAGCGGATTGTCTGCGCTTCAGGAGGCAAAAAACCGTTAA
- a CDS encoding HutD family protein, with the protein MQWILLTEEDYVTTNWSGGTTTQLAIAPQESVYANRDFLWRFSSAKVILEHSDFTPLPDYNRLIATVKGGLDMKVGDGARFSLAPYQMYSFDGAVSVESWGCCTDFNLMLRKGQCQGTLQALTLSAGSAVSWTAPVSAPEPFPRRTLAVYCGQGQVSLPEDHKTASAGQFLLCREAEDKPVCLESSQGAQLITAVIYSR; encoded by the coding sequence ATGCAGTGGATTCTGCTTACAGAAGAGGATTACGTCACCACCAACTGGTCGGGTGGAACCACCACCCAACTGGCGATCGCACCCCAGGAGTCGGTCTATGCAAACCGGGATTTTCTCTGGCGGTTCAGCTCTGCCAAGGTCATTCTGGAGCATTCGGATTTTACTCCACTTCCTGACTACAACCGTCTGATTGCCACCGTAAAAGGCGGGCTGGATATGAAGGTAGGCGATGGAGCACGTTTTTCTTTGGCTCCCTATCAAATGTACTCCTTTGACGGGGCTGTATCTGTGGAATCCTGGGGATGCTGTACGGACTTCAATTTAATGCTGCGCAAGGGACAGTGCCAGGGAACCCTTCAGGCTTTGACGCTGTCGGCTGGGAGCGCTGTGAGCTGGACCGCTCCGGTCTCCGCGCCTGAACCCTTTCCCCGCCGCACTCTGGCTGTCTATTGCGGACAAGGCCAGGTGTCGCTGCCTGAGGATCACAAAACGGCATCGGCCGGTCAGTTTCTGCTGTGCCGGGAGGCCGAAGATAAGCCGGTGTGCCTGGAGAGTTCCCAGGGCGCGCAATTGATCACGGCAGTGATTTATTCCCGCTAA
- a CDS encoding formate--tetrahydrofolate ligase, whose translation MSFKTDIEIAQESTMLPIEQVAAKLGIAPENLEHYGHYKAKVDIHAMKNLPLKSKLVLVTAISPTPAGEGKTTTSIGLADALSCLGKKTVVCLREPSLGPVFGVKGGAAGGGYAQVVPMEDINLHFTGDFHAIGIANNLMSALIDNHIQQGNALNIDTRKIVWKRVVDMNDRQLRHIVCGLGGKASGVPREDGFDITVASEVMAVLCLASDLADLKSRLARMVVAYTRDDKPVTAHDLKAEGAMAAVLKDAIKPNLVQTLEHTPAFIHGGPFANIAHGCNSIQATETAMKLSEYTVTEAGFAADLGAEKFLDIKCRAGGFHPDAVVIVATVRALKYHGGVPKAELNNENLEALEKGLPNLLQHVDNVKNVYGLPCVVAINAFPTDTEAELKMVEEKCKEQGVNVRLSEVWAKGGEGGKALAEEVIRLCEEETSDTFQFVYDLDTTIEEKLNAIATKVYRADGVVVTAAAKKQIQQLTELGFDKLPICMAKTQFSFSDDQTRLGAPRGFKITVREVKVNAGAGFLVAKTGDIMTMPGLPKVPASERIDIDENGKITGLF comes from the coding sequence ATGAGTTTTAAGACCGACATCGAGATCGCTCAGGAATCCACTATGCTGCCTATCGAACAGGTGGCCGCTAAGTTGGGAATTGCCCCTGAAAATCTGGAGCACTACGGCCATTACAAGGCCAAAGTAGATATCCATGCCATGAAGAATCTGCCTCTCAAATCCAAGCTGGTACTGGTAACTGCCATCAGTCCCACTCCTGCCGGCGAGGGCAAAACCACCACCTCCATCGGCCTGGCGGACGCCCTGAGCTGCCTGGGCAAGAAGACGGTTGTTTGCCTGCGCGAGCCCTCTCTGGGCCCTGTATTTGGCGTGAAGGGCGGCGCTGCCGGCGGCGGCTATGCCCAGGTCGTTCCTATGGAGGACATCAACCTCCACTTTACCGGCGACTTCCACGCCATCGGTATTGCCAATAACCTCATGTCGGCTCTCATCGACAACCACATCCAGCAGGGCAATGCCCTGAATATTGATACCCGCAAAATCGTGTGGAAACGGGTTGTGGACATGAACGACCGTCAGCTGCGCCACATTGTCTGCGGCTTGGGCGGTAAGGCCAGCGGCGTTCCCCGCGAAGACGGTTTCGACATTACCGTTGCTTCCGAAGTTATGGCGGTTTTGTGTCTGGCCAGCGACCTGGCCGACCTGAAGAGCCGTCTGGCCCGGATGGTTGTGGCCTATACCCGGGATGACAAGCCCGTTACCGCCCACGATCTGAAGGCTGAGGGCGCTATGGCTGCCGTGCTGAAAGATGCCATCAAGCCCAATCTGGTTCAAACTTTGGAGCACACTCCCGCATTTATCCATGGCGGTCCCTTCGCCAACATCGCCCATGGCTGCAACTCCATCCAGGCCACCGAAACTGCGATGAAGCTCAGCGAGTACACCGTTACCGAGGCCGGCTTTGCCGCCGATCTGGGCGCTGAGAAGTTCCTGGACATCAAGTGCCGTGCCGGCGGCTTCCACCCCGACGCCGTGGTCATCGTGGCCACCGTCCGCGCGCTGAAGTATCATGGCGGCGTGCCCAAGGCCGAGCTGAACAATGAGAACCTGGAGGCTTTGGAAAAGGGCCTGCCCAACCTGCTGCAGCACGTGGACAACGTGAAGAACGTCTATGGCCTGCCCTGCGTGGTAGCCATCAACGCCTTCCCCACCGATACTGAGGCCGAGCTGAAGATGGTCGAGGAGAAGTGTAAGGAGCAGGGCGTCAATGTTCGCCTGTCTGAGGTTTGGGCCAAGGGCGGCGAGGGCGGAAAGGCTCTGGCCGAGGAAGTCATCCGCCTGTGCGAGGAGGAAACCAGCGACACCTTCCAGTTTGTGTATGATCTGGACACGACCATTGAGGAGAAGCTCAATGCCATCGCTACCAAGGTCTATCGTGCCGACGGCGTTGTTGTGACTGCCGCTGCCAAGAAGCAGATCCAGCAGCTGACCGAGCTGGGCTTTGATAAACTGCCTATCTGCATGGCCAAGACTCAATTTTCCTTCTCGGACGATCAGACCCGGCTGGGCGCCCCCCGCGGTTTCAAAATCACGGTTCGCGAGGTAAAAGTCAACGCCGGCGCCGGCTTCCTGGTGGCCAAGACCGGCGATATCATGACCATGCCCGGCCTGCCCAAGGTGCCTGCCTCCGAGCGCATCGATATCGACGAGAACGGCAAGATCACCGGCCTGTTCTAA
- a CDS encoding LysR family transcriptional regulator → MNFKQLEYFSAVAEAKSISKAARALHVAQPPISRQLSMLEDELGVCLFLRNNKGVELTEAGRSLYQQSQHMFQNFRMMIESVRDVNEGFRGILKVGIIYSNIPIVMDYLREYHAKYPRVELYVRLGSPKDLLDDLNKGNLHVLFLRNSAERVSQLHEKILGEDPLELVMSRELDPAPDSDTIPIEALKDVPMCLLRSDDMWGYSSHLINECQRRGFTPNTVCQCYDTPMAMQMVQAGFGISYLPRSIVETTPHSALYSKPIQDLSAPSYPMLLWSENIYYANCVKQFISMFQDKP, encoded by the coding sequence ATGAACTTTAAACAGCTAGAATACTTTTCTGCCGTAGCAGAAGCAAAAAGCATTTCCAAAGCCGCCAGAGCCCTTCATGTGGCTCAGCCTCCTATCAGCCGCCAGTTGTCCATGCTGGAGGACGAATTGGGGGTATGCCTCTTTTTGCGCAACAACAAGGGCGTGGAGCTGACCGAGGCAGGACGCAGCCTGTACCAGCAAAGTCAGCACATGTTTCAGAATTTCCGCATGATGATCGAGAGTGTCCGGGATGTCAATGAAGGATTTCGCGGCATCCTGAAGGTGGGGATTATCTATTCCAACATCCCCATCGTCATGGACTATTTGCGGGAATATCATGCGAAATATCCACGGGTGGAGTTGTATGTCCGCCTGGGATCGCCCAAGGACCTGCTGGATGATCTGAACAAAGGGAACCTGCACGTTCTGTTTCTGCGCAATTCCGCCGAGCGGGTTTCACAGCTTCACGAAAAGATTCTGGGCGAGGACCCGTTGGAGCTGGTTATGTCCCGGGAGCTGGATCCGGCCCCAGACTCGGATACCATCCCCATTGAGGCTCTGAAGGATGTCCCCATGTGCCTTTTGCGCAGCGATGACATGTGGGGGTACAGCTCACATCTGATCAATGAATGTCAGCGCAGAGGGTTTACCCCGAATACTGTCTGTCAGTGTTACGACACGCCTATGGCCATGCAGATGGTACAGGCAGGGTTTGGAATCAGCTATCTTCCCCGCTCTATTGTAGAAACCACCCCTCATTCTGCCCTGTACTCAAAACCCATACAGGATCTGTCCGCTCCCTCGTATCCTATGCTGCTCTGGAGCGAAAATATTTACTACGCCAACTGTGTCAAGCAGTTTATCTCTATGTTCCAGGATAAGCCGTGA